From Chryseobacterium gallinarum, one genomic window encodes:
- the thiH gene encoding 2-iminoacetate synthase ThiH — MKSFKEVFEQYQWDEVKARLEKVSLSDVRNSLQKKNKTIDDFLVLLSRAASGELELMARMTQTLTQKRFGKIIQLYAPLYLSNECQNICTYCGFSLDNHLKRKTLSDTELMVEASVLKSMGVNHILLVSGEANKIVGVPYFQNAVRLLRPHFAHISIEVQPLEEDEYRLLHEEGVHSVLVYQETYHQEVYKEYHPKGKKSNFHYRLDTPDRIGRAGVHKIGSGVLLGLEDWRVDSFFNALHIDYLQKQYWKSRFSVSFPRLRPAEGIIEPNFIMEDKDLLQLICAYRIWNEDLEISISTRESEVFRDHVVRLGATTMSAGSKTNPGGYSVDKESLEQFETSDERSMDEIRSMIKKAGYDPVMKDWESVYSGF, encoded by the coding sequence ATGAAAAGCTTTAAAGAGGTTTTTGAACAGTATCAATGGGATGAAGTAAAAGCCAGACTTGAAAAAGTGTCCCTGTCGGATGTCAGAAATAGTCTTCAGAAAAAAAACAAAACTATTGATGACTTTCTGGTCCTGCTTTCACGGGCTGCATCAGGGGAACTGGAGCTAATGGCCAGAATGACGCAAACGCTTACACAGAAACGTTTCGGAAAAATCATTCAGCTGTACGCCCCTTTATACCTTAGTAATGAATGCCAGAATATCTGTACCTACTGCGGTTTTAGTTTAGATAATCATTTAAAAAGAAAAACCCTCTCTGATACCGAGCTGATGGTGGAAGCCTCTGTCCTGAAATCGATGGGAGTGAATCATATATTGCTGGTAAGCGGAGAGGCTAATAAAATAGTGGGGGTTCCCTATTTCCAGAATGCTGTCCGGTTGCTGAGGCCTCATTTTGCCCATATTTCTATTGAAGTACAGCCATTGGAAGAAGATGAATACAGGTTGCTCCACGAGGAAGGGGTGCATTCCGTGCTGGTATATCAGGAAACATATCATCAGGAGGTTTACAAAGAATACCATCCGAAAGGAAAAAAATCGAATTTTCATTATAGGTTGGACACACCGGACAGAATTGGAAGAGCAGGCGTTCATAAAATAGGTTCAGGTGTTCTTTTAGGATTGGAAGACTGGCGTGTAGACAGCTTCTTTAATGCCCTTCATATAGACTATCTTCAGAAACAATACTGGAAAAGCAGGTTTTCGGTTTCATTTCCAAGGCTCAGACCTGCGGAAGGGATTATTGAACCCAATTTTATTATGGAAGATAAAGATTTGCTGCAATTAATCTGTGCTTACAGAATTTGGAATGAAGATCTGGAAATTTCAATTTCTACAAGAGAAAGTGAAGTATTCCGGGATCATGTTGTAAGATTAGGAGCAACAACCATGAGTGCGGGTTCCAAAACCAATCCCGGCGGATATTCTGTAGATAAAGAATCTTTGGAGCAATTTGAAACAAGCGATGAGCGGAGTATGGATGAGATCAGAAGTATGATTAAAAAAGCAGGCTATGACCCGGTAATGAAAGATTGGGAGTCAGTGTATAGCGGGTTTTAA
- a CDS encoding thiazole synthase — translation MNNQKLIIADRTFESRLFLGTGKFGSIRDMAASVVASETDMVTMALKRIDSGFAEDNLLDSLRETHVHLLPNTSGARTAKEAVLAAQLAREALETNWVKLEIHPDPKYLLPDPIETLYATEELAKLGFVVMPYIHADPVLCKRLEDAGTAVVMPLGAPIGTNKGLKTLDFLEIIISQSNVPVVVDAGIGAPSDAAKAMEMGADAVLVNTAIAVAGNPVNMALAFKEGVIAGRRAFESELGAVTSHAQASSPLTSFLFE, via the coding sequence ATGAACAATCAGAAATTAATAATAGCAGACAGGACCTTTGAATCCAGATTGTTCCTGGGGACGGGAAAATTCGGAAGTATCAGGGATATGGCAGCATCAGTAGTTGCTTCAGAAACGGATATGGTAACGATGGCATTGAAAAGAATTGATTCCGGATTTGCAGAAGATAACTTACTCGATTCATTAAGAGAAACACATGTCCATCTGTTACCGAATACATCAGGGGCAAGAACGGCTAAAGAAGCGGTATTGGCTGCACAATTAGCCAGGGAAGCGCTGGAAACAAACTGGGTAAAACTGGAAATTCATCCGGATCCGAAATATTTGTTGCCTGATCCGATCGAAACATTATATGCTACTGAAGAACTTGCGAAACTGGGATTCGTTGTAATGCCATACATTCATGCAGATCCTGTTCTTTGTAAACGGCTTGAAGATGCCGGAACAGCTGTGGTAATGCCTCTGGGAGCCCCCATAGGAACCAACAAAGGGTTAAAAACTCTGGATTTTTTAGAAATTATCATTAGCCAGAGCAATGTTCCGGTGGTGGTAGATGCAGGCATAGGTGCTCCTTCAGATGCCGCAAAGGCTATGGAAATGGGAGCAGATGCCGTACTAGTCAATACCGCTATTGCGGTAGCGGGAAATCCGGTGAATATGGCTTTGGCTTTTAAAGAAGGAGTCATTGCAGGAAGAAGGGCTTTTGAATCAGAATTGGGAGCTGTTACCAGCCATGCTCAAGCTTCAAGTCCTTTAACATCATTTTTATTTGAATAA
- the thiE gene encoding thiamine phosphate synthase: protein MEKLQYISQGNTLHEQKLNITRALDNGIKWIQVRWKNAPGNELIKLCEISRTACADYKAVCIINDHVLLAHEVDADGVHLGLNDSSVEEARLILGDQKIIGGTANTIPDVLQRIQEGCDYIGLGPLRFTPTKEQLSPVLGFEGYQKMIETLRDQSIEAPKIFAIGGVTLEDIQPLQQSGIYGVSVSAQITKQPSIINEFKKAMI, encoded by the coding sequence ATGGAAAAACTACAATACATTTCACAGGGAAATACTCTGCATGAACAGAAATTAAATATTACCAGGGCACTGGATAATGGGATAAAATGGATTCAGGTTCGTTGGAAAAATGCTCCCGGAAATGAATTAATAAAGCTGTGTGAGATTTCCAGAACAGCATGTGCGGACTATAAGGCTGTTTGTATCATCAATGATCATGTACTGTTAGCACATGAAGTAGATGCAGATGGAGTTCATCTTGGATTAAACGATAGTTCTGTAGAAGAGGCAAGATTGATATTAGGGGATCAAAAAATAATTGGTGGAACAGCGAATACGATTCCGGATGTACTGCAAAGAATACAAGAGGGCTGTGACTATATAGGATTAGGACCGTTAAGATTTACTCCTACCAAAGAGCAGCTGAGCCCCGTCCTTGGTTTTGAAGGATATCAGAAAATGATTGAAACTCTACGTGACCAATCAATAGAAGCCCCGAAAATATTTGCCATTGGTGGTGTTACGCTTGAGGATATTCAGCCTTTACAACAATCAGGTATTTATGGAGTCTCCGTTTCAGCACAGATCACAAAACAACCATCCATCATTAATGAATTTAAAAAAGCAATGATATGA